From one Mustelus asterias chromosome 2, sMusAst1.hap1.1, whole genome shotgun sequence genomic stretch:
- the LOC144479836 gene encoding C-X-C chemokine receptor type 6-like has product MTEYEYYEDNSTLFPFNLSSTFCEKAKVGEFKEVFLPCVYSVVFVSGLLGNSLVIVTYVYYEKLKTVADVYMMNLAIADLLFLCTLPFWVVDGYSGWIFGTYMCKIVNGTYTVNLYSCMLILTSVTINRFRAIVQATKTLNNKHKKNCSVLTCVGIWVFTIILALPEFILSETKIDPLNKIICKMDYPPNSGNIIKMGVRVTQMVVGFLIPFIAMIICYSIIAKTLLQAKGFQKHKSLKIIVAVVVVFVICELPFNIVLLVQTLQIYNEENASCEYSANVDYAIIVTESIAYVHCCLNPILYVFLGVKFRNSFLKILKDTGCISQKQLAGYLKTECETSRPISGVSETTTMYPL; this is encoded by the coding sequence ATGACAGAATACGAATATTATGAGGATAACAGCACATTATTCCCCTTTAATTTGTCTTCAACATTCTGTGAGAAAGCCAAAGTTGGAGAATTCAAAGAGGTTTTCCTGCCCTGTGTTTATTCAGTCGTCTTTGTGTCTGGGCTGCTGGGGAATTCTTTGGTCATTGTGACATATGTTTACTATGAGAAACTGAAGACTGTGGCTGATGTCTACATGATGAATCTGGCGATTGCTGACCTGCTCTTCCTCTGCACCCTGCCATTCTGGGTAGTTGACGGATACTCTGGATGGATATTTGGAACATATATGTGCAAAATTGTGAATGGGACATACACTGTCAACCTCTACAGCTGTATGCTAATACTCACCTCTGTGACCATCAACAGGTTCAGAGCCATTGTTCAAGCAACAAAAACACTCAATAATAAACATAAAAAAAATTGCAGCGTGCTCACTTGTGTAGGGATTTGGGTGTTTACAATCATTTTAGCTCTTCCAGAATTCATATTAAGCGAAACAAAAATTGATCCATTGAATAAAATTATTTGTAAAATGGATTATCCTCCCAATTCAGGCAACATAATTAAAATGGGAGTGCGTGTAACTCAGATGGTAGTTGGATTTCTGATACCCTTTATAGCCATGATCATTTGTTACTCAATCATTGCAAAAACTCTGCTCCAAGCCAAGGGGTTTCAGAAGCATAAATCATTAAAGATTATCGTTGCAGTTGTAGTTGTGTTTGTGATTTGTGAGCTGCCATTCAACATTGTCTTGTTGGTGCAAACTCTACAGATCTACAATGAAGAAAATGCGAGTTGTGAATACTCTGCAAATGTAGACTATGCAATTATTGTCACAGAGAGTATTGCGTATGTACACTGTTGTCTCAATCCTATTCTTTATGTATTTCTTGGAGTAAAGTTTAGAAATAGCTTTCTGAAGATTTTAAAAGATACTGGGTGCATCAGTCAAAAACAATTGGCCGGGTATCTGAAAACTGAGTGTGAGACATCACGACCTATATCGGGAGTATCCGAAACAACAACTATGTATCCTTTATAA